Below is a window of Chloroflexota bacterium DNA.
GGTTCTCGACTGTGGGCAGGGTGAGGGTTTTGTTGCCTGAAGCAACGAAATCGTCGCCATAGGCCGCGCTCTGGATGTAGCTACGCGCCACCAGGCCGCCGGTGCTGTGTGAGATGATATCGACGCTCTCCAACGGTTCGTCCGGATGCTCCTCATCCCAGGCCTCAGTTGCCTTGCGCAGATAATAGCCCAAATAGTCAACTCCGTACTGATAGACCCCATCCGTGATCGATTGTCCGCTAAGGCCGCCGATCTGCCCGTCATAGACGCCATCGACCGGGCCGGGCGTCAACCGCCAGTCGTAGGCGACAACAAAGAGGTCCTTGCCCTCCTCGTAGCCGACATTTTTGAGTGTTTGCACCAGATCATCGTAGGCGTGTGTGAGCGGGTCGATGACCAGGAGATCCGGGTGGATGCCGCGATGGAGATTCCATTGTTCATGTGTCGCATCAGAAAAGTAATATGAGCCAAAAATGCCCGGAACAACCATCACTGGTCGATGGCTTGGCTTTTTGTAAACATCGAGTTTGTCTGGAACGCCCACCACCAGCACATTGTCCCGAATCGCCACGGAGGGACTATAAAAGTGTATGAACGCATCATACGGAAAGAAACTTGTCTCGGTCACATTTGTCCATCCGTTTTCCGGTTTCTCGAAGACAAAGGCGGCGTAACTCTCTTCAGCCCCGACCGCCACCCGCTTGCCGCTGATGGCGACAGAGTGACCAAAGCGTATGCCACGTTCGTTGGGGAGCGTGCCATCGGCCGCCGTGAGTTTTGCCGTTTCGGTCATATCTTCCCAACCCTGGGCCGGCTTTTCGTACAGAAACACAGAGCCTTCCCAGGCGGTATGGTCGCCGAGATCATCGAATGGCGCTCCGACCAACACGGTGACGCTGTCGATGGCCACGGAGTGTCCGAATTTACCGCCAAAGGTGCTGGTCCCGCTCATACTATCTGGGCTGAGTTTGGCTGTTTCCGTCATGTTTGTCCAGCCGCCGGGTGGCCGTTCGAAAATGTAGGCGCCAGCGTATCCCCCACCGATAACAAGCGTATTGCCGCTGGCAGCCATGGCCTCGCCGAAGCTACCAGGCGTATCTTCGCCGCTGAGCGTAAGCATGGCATCAATCGCATCGGTATCAGCCCAGCCATTGGCCGGCTTATTCCACACGAANNNNNNNNNNNNNNNNNNNNNNNNNNNNNNNNNNNNNNNNNNNNNNNNNNNNNNNNNNNNNNNNNNNNNNNNNNNNNNNNNNNNNNNNNNNNNNNNNNNNCAAGCGTATTGCCGCTGGCAGCCATGGCCTCGCCGAAGCTACCAGGCGTATCTTCGCCGCTGAGCGTAAGCATGGCATCAATCGCATCGGTATCAGCCCAGCCATTGGCCGGCTTATTCCACACGAAGACAGCGCCGGAATTCCCATCGGGAAAACTATCGTCGTGGTAGTAGCTGTCCCCGGCGAGGATCGAATCGCCCATGATGGCTACAGATCCACCAGGACCAGCTTCATAGCCGCCGCTGACAAAACGTAACCTGGCGGTCTCGGTCATATCCTGCCAACCACCGGGCGGCTTGATAAATACGTATACTGGACTGTAGAACTCACCGACCACGATGAGATCATCACTGATAGCGACTGAAAGGCCAAATTCGTCTATGGCATATCCCGTGCTGGAGGTGAGGGTGGCTGTCTCATGCGCGTCCTCCCATTCACCATCTTCCGGCTTTGTGAAGACCCGAACCAGGCCTACATCATCGTGGTAGATGTCACGTTCGGGGACGCCGGCGACGATAGTATTGCCATCTTGGCTGATGGCAAGAATGTCGCCAAAGCCATCACCCTGCCCTTGTGACTCGCTAAGTTCGGCCAGATGCACCCAGGGTGCGTAGGGGGGCGGCTCGTCCATGGGTTCCGAAAGCCCGACCTGTGATTCTGTCGCTCCAACTTCTGTGCTGTCTCCGGCTGCCGGATTCGGGAGCAGGAGACAGCCGAACAGCATTGCGATGAATGTCAGTGCTGCGAAGTGATATGAGTTAACCCGAAGCGAAGAGATAGACGTTGCGGAATATCTGGTCATAGTCGGTCCTCACGAATGATGGGGATTGGTGGCTCCGCCGAAAAATGTTCGCCGGAAGGTACTGTCACCTGACGAAAAACCACCCCCTTTATAGAAAACAGTGTACAACAGTTCCAAATGTGGCGCAAGCGAGTTACAAGAATCGTGTAGAACGGACCTGATCAATCATAGGTGTAGAGTCCGGCCGACACGACAGCCTGAGCATCGGGATTGATGACTGTCAGGTTGACCGTTCCTGTGCCAGACGGCGCCTCCATTCTGATCCACTGGGGCGTCAACACCGTGACGGTGGTCGCCTGTTGCGTGCCAAATCTGACAACCGTGCTGGTGGACCCGGGCACAAAATTCTGTCCGTAGATATACACCGTCGTACCGCCACCCGCGGGGCCATGGGTCGGTGTGAAAAACACGATGCAGGGTGGGGGGTCGGCGCTGTAGGCGTAGGGCACGGGAGAGGTCCCCTGGAGCCCATCAGGATTTGTCACTTCGAGTTCAATCTGTCCAGTACCGGAGGGGGCTGCCACCGTGATGAGATTCGGTGTGACAGATTCAACGGTGGCCGGCCTGTCGCCGAACAACACGGTGGCACCGGGCTGGAAGCCATATCCACCGAGCCAGACCGTGTTGCCACCATCCAGTGGCCCTGCTTCAGGTACGATCTTGAGCAAGGTTGGCGGATAGACGAAGGTGAAGGCATCCAACAGTTCGCCTGTCTGGAAATCGGGATTGAGCACCAGGACCCTGGCAACGCCATTACCCATGGGCGTCACTGCCTGGATCTGCGTGTCACTTAACACAGCGACATCGGTTGCCTCCAGGTTGCCAAACCAGACTCTGGTGTCGCTTGATCCGGCGAAGAACCCC
It encodes the following:
- a CDS encoding FG-GAP repeat protein; this translates as MTRYSATSISSLRVNSYHFAALTFIAMLFGCLLLPNPAAGDSTEVGATESQVGLSEPMDEPPPYAPWVHLAELSESQGQGDGFGDILAISQDGNTIVAGVPERDIYHDDVGLVRVFTKPEDGEWEDAHETATLTSSTGYAIDEFGLSVAISDDLIVVGEFYSPVYVFIKPPGGWQDMTETARLRFVSGGYEAGPGGSVAIMGDSILAGDSYYHDDSFPDGNSGAVFVWNKPANGWADTDAIDAMLTLSGEDTPGSFGEAMAASGNTL